From Streptomyces sp. Edi4, one genomic window encodes:
- the pepN gene encoding aminopeptidase N, which yields MPGTNLTREEAQRRAALLTVDSYTIELDLSGAQEGGTYSSVATVRFECAEAGAETFIDLVAPTVREVVLNGTALDAAAAFADSRITLTGLAAGANELRVVADCAYTNTGEGLHRFVDPVDQQAYLYTQFEVPDARRVFASFEQPDLKASFQFTVKAPSGWTVISNSPTPEPKDDVWVFEPTPRISSYITALIAGPYHSVHSSYEKDGQSVPLGIYCRPSLAEFLDADEIFAVTRQGFDWFQEKFDYAYPFAKYDQLFVPEFNAGAMENAGAVTIRDQYVFRSKVTDAAYEVRAETILHELAHMWFGDLVTMEWWNDLWLNESFATYTSIACQAHAPGSRWPHSWTTFANTMKTWAYRQDQLPSTHPIMADISDLDDVLVNFDGITYAKGASVLKQLVAYVGMDEFFQGVQAYFKAHAFGNTRLSDLLGALEKTSGRDLKTWSKAWLETAGINVLRPEITVDESGVITSFAVRQEAPALPAGAKGEPTLRPHRIAIGFYALDEAGKLVRTDRVELDIDGELTAVDALVGKARPAVVLLNDDDLSYAKVRLDEESLRVVTEHLGDFAESLPRALCWASAWDMTRDGELPTRDYLALVLSGVTKESDIGVVQSLHRQVKLALDLYAAPEWRDAGLTQWTEATLAHLRTAEPGSDHQLAWARAFAATARTPQQIDLLQDLLTGAQVIEGLVVDTELRWAFVERLAATGVFDEPDIAAELERDRTAAGERHAATARAARPTPEAKAEAWASVVEGDALPNAVQEAVIGGFVQTDQRELLAPYAPKFFDAVKGVWETRSHEIAQQIAVGLYPSLLVSQETLDATDAWLAKAEPNASLRRLISESRAGVERALRARAADAASV from the coding sequence GTGCCTGGCACGAATCTGACCCGTGAAGAGGCGCAGCGACGGGCAGCCCTGCTCACCGTCGACTCGTACACGATCGAGCTCGACCTGAGCGGCGCACAGGAGGGCGGAACGTACAGCTCCGTCGCAACCGTGCGCTTCGAGTGCGCCGAAGCCGGGGCGGAGACCTTCATCGACCTCGTCGCACCGACCGTGCGCGAGGTCGTCCTGAACGGCACCGCCCTGGACGCGGCCGCCGCCTTCGCCGACTCGCGGATCACCCTGACCGGGCTCGCCGCGGGCGCGAACGAACTGAGGGTGGTCGCGGACTGCGCGTACACCAACACCGGCGAGGGCCTGCACCGCTTCGTGGACCCGGTGGACCAACAGGCCTACCTGTACACGCAGTTCGAGGTCCCCGACGCGCGCCGCGTCTTCGCCTCCTTCGAGCAGCCGGACCTGAAGGCGAGCTTCCAGTTCACCGTGAAGGCGCCGAGCGGCTGGACGGTGATCTCCAACTCGCCGACCCCGGAGCCGAAGGACGACGTCTGGGTCTTCGAGCCCACGCCGCGCATCTCCTCCTACATCACCGCCCTGATCGCCGGCCCGTACCACTCGGTGCACAGCAGCTACGAGAAGGACGGCCAGAGCGTCCCGCTCGGCATCTACTGCCGCCCCTCGCTCGCCGAATTCCTCGACGCGGACGAGATCTTCGCGGTGACCCGCCAGGGCTTCGACTGGTTCCAGGAGAAGTTCGACTACGCCTACCCGTTCGCCAAGTACGACCAGCTCTTCGTGCCGGAGTTCAACGCGGGCGCGATGGAGAACGCGGGCGCGGTCACCATCCGCGACCAGTACGTCTTCCGCTCGAAGGTGACCGACGCCGCCTACGAGGTCCGCGCCGAGACCATCCTGCACGAGCTGGCCCACATGTGGTTCGGCGACCTGGTGACGATGGAGTGGTGGAACGACCTGTGGCTGAACGAGTCGTTCGCCACGTACACCTCGATCGCCTGCCAGGCCCACGCGCCGGGTTCGCGCTGGCCGCACTCGTGGACGACGTTCGCCAACACGATGAAGACCTGGGCCTACCGCCAGGACCAGCTTCCCTCCACGCACCCGATCATGGCGGACATCAGCGACCTGGACGACGTCCTGGTCAACTTCGACGGCATCACGTACGCCAAGGGCGCCTCGGTGCTCAAGCAGCTCGTCGCCTACGTCGGCATGGACGAGTTCTTCCAGGGCGTGCAGGCCTACTTCAAGGCGCACGCGTTCGGCAACACCCGCCTCTCGGACCTGCTCGGCGCGCTGGAGAAGACGAGCGGGCGTGACCTGAAGACGTGGTCCAAGGCGTGGCTGGAAACGGCCGGCATCAATGTGCTGCGGCCCGAGATCACGGTCGACGAGTCGGGCGTCATCACCTCCTTCGCCGTCCGCCAGGAGGCCCCCGCGCTGCCCGCCGGCGCCAAGGGCGAGCCCACGCTGCGGCCGCACCGCATCGCGATCGGCTTCTACGCTCTGGACGAGGCCGGCAAGCTGGTGCGCACCGACCGCGTCGAGCTGGACATCGACGGTGAACTGACCGCCGTGGACGCCCTGGTGGGCAAGGCCCGCCCGGCGGTCGTGCTGCTCAACGACGACGACCTCTCCTACGCGAAGGTCCGCCTGGACGAGGAGTCCCTGCGCGTCGTCACCGAGCACCTGGGCGACTTCGCCGAGTCCCTGCCGCGCGCGCTGTGCTGGGCGTCTGCCTGGGACATGACCCGCGACGGCGAGCTCCCCACGCGTGACTACCTGGCGCTCGTCCTGTCGGGCGTGACCAAGGAGTCCGACATCGGTGTGGTGCAGTCCCTGCACCGCCAGGTGAAGCTGGCCCTCGACCTGTACGCGGCGCCCGAGTGGCGCGACGCGGGTCTGACCCAGTGGACCGAGGCCACGCTCGCGCACCTGCGCACCGCGGAGCCGGGCAGCGACCACCAGCTGGCGTGGGCCCGCGCGTTCGCCGCGACGGCGCGCACCCCGCAGCAGATCGACCTGCTCCAGGACCTGCTGACGGGCGCCCAGGTCATCGAGGGCCTTGTCGTGGACACCGAGCTGCGCTGGGCTTTCGTGGAGCGGCTGGCCGCGACCGGCGTCTTCGACGAGCCGGACATCGCCGCGGAGCTGGAGCGCGACCGGACGGCGGCGGGCGAGCGGCACGCGGCGACCGCCCGGGCCGCGCGGCCGACGCCGGAGGCGAAGGCCGAGGCGTGGGCGTCGGTGGTGGAGGGCGACGCCCTCCCGAACGCGGTACAGGAGGCGGTCATCGGCGGCTTCGTCCAGACCGACCAGCGCGAACTGCTCGCGCCGTACGCGCCGAAGTTCTTCGACGCGGTCAAGGGCGTCTGGGAGACCCGCTCGCACGAGATCGCCCAGCAGATCGCGGTGGGCCTGTACCCGTCGCTGCTGGTCTCCCAGGAGACCCTGGACGCGACGGACGCGTGGCTGGCCAAGGCCGAGCCCAACGCGTCCCTGCGCCGCCTGATCTCGGAATCCCGAGCAGGCGTGGAACGCGCCCTGCGGGCCCGCGCGGCGGACGCGGCGTCCGTGTAA